In Nematostella vectensis chromosome 2, jaNemVect1.1, whole genome shotgun sequence, one genomic interval encodes:
- the LOC5521294 gene encoding lysine-specific demethylase 8: protein MAGAADPPSLEKQVGLRPLPVKVLESISPDIFNHFFRSRAPVVFKGFVKAWKPCQMWTPLYLKTRLGETCQTLSVMVSHDNERFVDNNDFTSRKMLTAEEMINAVFESNLNNRPENQRLYFRSSSMPTALHNDICIDSQMRELFDKVSPIVATESGDDENNFEQFVSAIFRQHTTQLWVGTAGNITPLHYDRNHGLLMQIRGQKKIILFSTEDTNFLYPFPGYSEKSHISKVNLRDVNVNVFPKFVETQPYCCLINKGDMLYIPPFWWHDVTSLDNCVSVTLSWDISGLHEIPLQMLR, encoded by the coding sequence atggcgggcGCTGCAGACCCACCTAGTCTGGAAAAGCAAGTAGGTCTTCGTCCCTTACCCGTAAAGGTTTTGGAAAGCATTAGCCCTGACATTTTTAACCATTTTTTCAGAAGTAGAGCTCCAGTAGTATTTAAAGGTTTTGTAAAGGCTTGGAAACCCTGCCAAATGTGGACTCCGCTATATTTGAAAACACGCCTGGGAGAGACTTGCCAAACATTATCTGTTATGGTCTCCCACGACAACGAACGCTTTGTGGATAACAATGACTTTACATCAAGGAAAATGCTCACTGCTGAAGAGATGATTAATGCAGTGTTTGAAAGTAATCTTAACAACAGACCCGAAAATCAGAGACTGTATTTCAGATCGTCTTCAATGCCAACTGCTCTTCACAATGATATCTGCATCGATTCTCAAATGCGCGAACTTTTCGACAAAGTCTCTCCGATCGTAGCCACAGAATCCGGAGACGATGAAAACAATTTTGAGCAGTTTGTCTCAGCCATTTTTCGACAACATACAACCCAATTATGGGTAGGAACCGCAGGAAACATTACCCCATTGCActatgatagaaaccatggaCTCCTTATGCAAATACGAGGTCAAAAAAAGATCATACTATTTTCAACTGAAGATACCAATTTTCTCTATCCATTTCCTGGCTACTCAGAAAAATCGCACATCAGCAAAGTTAATCTAAGGGATGTTAATGTTAATGTCTTTCCTAAGTTCGTCGAAACACAACCTTACTGCTGTTTAATCAATAAAGGTGACATGTTGTATATTCCGCCATTTTGGTGGCATGACGTGACGTCATTGGATAATTGTGTTTCTGTCACGCTATCATGGGACATCTCAGGCCTTCATGAAATCCCACTACAAATGCTTCGATAA
- the LOC116604292 gene encoding uncharacterized protein LOC116604292, whose translation MRLFFVSSILSIFLFLFLSISHSELMYFNFIDIPAYALVGYVVEVFNTSNLVNCHMKCLDVSSCLSLNFGRRSVNDSQFTCEVNNSTHLLQPLGKRRRPGFTYFGFPDPCFSNPCLNGGTCISDLSKWTYNCNCGLPFPTAPYLDEHCAIDLQVYAGGLVRNVFHAGANSPYIFTFQQAKRLCQKYQARLATDAEVEDAWKFGYEFCAWGWVADGIVVLPIRNPSGDCLSTAKVHKQLEVSTVTGKSNAFCYRETDNCNEEGWYQNLDKCYRFFLDSHVRWAEASRVCHVHGGVMGVFNSIDKLDFVRYHVPTLNSNISHIFVGLRKTGEAWTWSYNNLTTTPQQWNAGAPASAGPLGAVAIVTGRLVDMPDSEDHKLPFVCEKSLP comes from the exons ATGAGACTATTTTTTGTGTCCAGCATTCTATCtattttcttgttcttgtttctGAGTATTTCTCATTCCGAGCTTATGTACTTTAATTTCATAGACATTCCCGCTTATGCTTTGGTGGGTTATGTCGTTGAAGTGTTTAACACCAGTAATCTTGTCAACTGCCACATGAAGTGTTTGGATGTGagttcttgcttgtctttgaATTTCGGCAGACGAAGCGTGAATGATTCCCAGTTCACTTGTGAAGTCAACAACTCCACACATTTGCTTCAGCCACTTGGTAAAAGGCGAAGGCCAGGATTCACCTACTTTGGCTTTCCG GATCCGTGTTTTTCAAACCCTTGTCTGAACGGAGGCACGTGCATCTCTGACCTGTCTAAATGGACGTACAACTGTAATTGTGGTCTGCCATTTCCAACAGCGCCGTACTtggacgagcactgcgcaatAG ACCTGCAGGTGTATGCTGGAGGCTTGGTTCGTAACGTGTTTCATGCTGGGGCAAATAGTCCCTACATTTTCACCTTCCAACAAGCCAAGCGCTTGTGCCAAAAGTACCAAGCTCGGCTGGCCACAGACGCAGAGGTCGAGGATGCGTGGAAATTCGGCTATGAGTTTTGCGC GTGGGGGTGGGTTGCCGATGGCATCGTCGTCCTGCCTATACGTAATCCTTCTGGCGACTGCCTAAGCACAGCAAAAGTTCACAAACAATTAGAAGTCTCTACAGTGACCGGCAAGTCTAATGCTTTCTGCTACAGGGAAACAG ACAACTGCAACGAGGAGGGCTGGTACCAAAACTTAGACAAGTGTTACCGCTTTTTCCTGGATAGCCATGTACGCTGGGCGGAAGCATCACGTGTGTGTCACGTGCACGGTGGTGTCATGGGCGTGTTCAACTCCATTGACAAGCTTGATTTTGTACGCTATCACGTGCCGACCCTGAACAGCAACATCTCACACATCTTTGTAGGACTTCGAAAG aCTGGTGAAGCATGGACGTGGAGCTATAATAATCTTACCACGACACCACAGCAGTGGAATGCAGGTGCACCAGCTTCGGCAGGACCTCTGGGAGCTGTTGCTATAGTAACCGGTAGGCTCGTTGACATGCCTGACTCTGAAGATCACAAGCTTCCCTTTGTCTGCGAGAAAAGTCTGCCGTAA
- the LOC5521292 gene encoding probable prolyl 4-hydroxylase 7 has product MGKTFKRPSTKSLSPNDTSKGKVSSKKKNLQYDTSSGWRKTWMALLLIIGFSAGLAYVAFKFQATSSGLPHTGKTKNSPPKSSKTIPTSEGNPTTIPPEFKNFKLSVQKKIKMESINIEGKPITIKELKHSNAKSSVKAYTIENFLSDYECDNLVKVHKRRLEILDKMTPIMCFDGVDTLRKNLKELKLAYKVSERDFTMGTTCLNETFSGKLRDHFKWSHSMAFYTGENKFSTMYAKRIQAATGLREENGGKFQITGYPIGVGYKSHTDCVVYEGEPEKRDRYATILVYLQDVEEGGETDFPLLGIKVKPKKGLALVWNSMDARGNCDPLSLHDAKQVTKGHKYIIQRWYYYHNFPALGSRPREPDLPKRKPDQPRVSCDMYEQGSCRWYDEWNYDHIIEYVANTRQLV; this is encoded by the exons ATGGGGAAAACGTTCAAGCGTCCTTCGACTAAGTCGCTGTCGCCAAATGACACCAGCAAAGGCAAAGTAAGCAGCaagaaaaagaatttacaaTATGATACCAGTTCGGGATGGCGCAAAACTTGGATGGCTTTACTTCTAATCATAGGATTCTCTGCCGGCTTAGCTTACGTGGCTTTCAAGTTTCAAGCTACCTCTAGTGGATTACCGCATACAGGAAAGACAAAAAACTCTCCTCCAAAATCAAGTAAAACCATACCGACATCCGAAG gAAACCCTACAACAATTCCACCAGAGTTTAAAAACTTTAAATTATCTgtgcagaaaaaaataaaaatggaaaGCATCAATATTGAAGGGAAACCGATAACAATAAAAGAATTAAAACACTCAAATGCAAAGAGTTCAGTCAAGGCCTACACCATCGAGAACTTTCTCAGCGATTATGAATGCGACAACCTTGTCAAAGTCCATAAAAGGCGGTTAGAAATTCTGGATAAAATGACACCAATCATGTGCTTTGACGGTGTGGACACATTAAGGAAAAACCTAAAAGAGCTGAAGCTGGCTTATAAAGTGTCTGAACGGGACTTTACGATGGGCACGACGTGTCTGAACGAGACGTTCTCTGGTAAACTCCGAGATCACTTCAAATGGAGCCACAGCATGGCCTTCTACACAGGAGAGAACAAATTCTCGACCATGTATGCTAAGAGGATCCAGGCCGCGACAGGTCTCAGGGAAGAAAACGGCGGGAAATTTCAAATTACTGGTTATCCCATCGGAGTGG GATACAAGAGTCACACGGACTGCGTCGTGTATGAGGGCGAACCAGAAAAACGCGACAGATACGCGACCATTTTGGTCTACCTTCAAGATGTCGAAGAAGGAGGAGAGACGGATTTCCCACTTCTTGGCATCAAAGTGAAGCCCAAGAAGGGCCTGGCTCTTGTCTGGAACAGTATGGACGCGCGGGGTAACTGCGACCCTCTATCACTACATGACGCCAAACAAGTAACCAAGGGGCACAAATACATCATTCAGCGATG GTACTATTACCATAATTTCCCGGCCCTTGGGAGCCGCCCACGAGAGCCGGACCTCCCTAAGCGCAAGCCCGATCAACCTCGCGTCTCCTGTGATATGTACGAGCAAGGCAGCTGTCGCTGGTACGACGAATGGAATTATGACCACATTATAGAGTACGTAGCCAATACGAGACAGCTCGTTTAA
- the LOC5521178 gene encoding proton-coupled folate transporter → MECKRDAIKALRQRLGVEPVVFIYFVWVFKMIPIMNIYIYSRISEDKGFPYMNLTNGEEGCGAENHGNATDDRLKLLEIEVQTETSSLILYYIIAATMTTFFIAPFMGPYTDKKGRKPGLVIALTGAMVETILTLLILHLKLPLWTMIVGAFINGLSGSINTILLSVMSYIADSVSPERLGFRYAVMQFTMFIAGTVSQLTSGLWINNFGFKIPVWFLLGCLCAILAYVIFLLEETRIPENKSKVRLFDPSSIKVFIRVFTKDYDAGRKNLYMILTFLGINILATVGTGTAQLLFVLLRPLCWAPSLIGYYLAYKYFTGGLGGAVMISLLKKCLNELNIVRVGYISVMSGLLLFAFSDRTWMVFLGPAVSFARGVTDPIFLDMSSKIVSQDDQGSLFAVVGILSTIGELVGTSLFNNIYPMSLRFGFPGLVFVISAGIFLIILCATFFLVLPADILGVNTNQDEKDKAEKRHKYRQETKEKNVTEGLILDTTTV, encoded by the exons ATGGAGTGTAAGCGTGATGCTATCAAGGCGTTAAGGCAGAGGCTCGGCGTGGAACCTGTCGTGTTCATATACTTCGTCTGGGTGTTCAAGATGATCCCTATTATGAACATCTACATCTATTCGCGCATCAGCGAAGACAAAGGCTTTCCCTACATGAATCTTACTAATGGGGAGGAAGGGTGTGGCGCTGAGAATCATGGGAACGCGACCGATGATCGGCTAAAACTACTGGAAATAGAG GTACAAACTGAGACGTCAAGTCTTATTCTCTATTACATCATAGCGGCAACTATGACAACATTCTTCATCGCGCCTTTCATGGGGCCCTACACGGATAAGAAAGGCCGTAAGCCTGGGCTGGTAATCGCTCTCACGGGGGCAATGGTAGAGACGATACTCACCCTACTTATTCTGCACCTGAAGCTTCCTCTCTGGACTATGATTGTAGGCGCTTTCATAAATGGTCTTTCTGGCAGTATCAATACCATTTTGCTGTCCGTGATGTCTTACATTGCTGATAGTGTGAGTCCGGAAAGACTTGGATTTCGATATG CGGTCATGCAGTTCACAATGTTCATAGCTGGAACAGTCAGCCAACTAACCAGTGGATTGTGGATCAATAACTTCGGCTTTAAGATTCCCGTTTGGTTTCTTTTGGGCTGCCTTTGCGCGATCCTTGCATACGTCATATTCTTGTTAGAGGAGACGAGAATCCCCGAAAACAAGAGCAAAGTCCGATTATTTGATCCCAGTAGCATCAAAGTATTCATACGAGTATTCACTAAAGATTACGATGCCGGCAGGAAGAACTTATACATGATCCTCACGTTTCTTGGTATTAATATCCTGGCAACGGTGGGAACTGGTACTGCGCAGTTGCTCTTCGTATTGCTAAGGCCACTTTGCTGGGCACCGAGTCTTATTGGCTATTACCTGGCGTACAAGTACTTCACTGGTGGTCTGGGTGGAGCGGTGATGATTTCGCTACTCAAGAAGTGTTTAAATGAGCTCAACATCGTCCGAGTTGGGTATATAAGTGTGATGTCTGGTTTGCTGCTGTTTGCGTTCTCTGATAGAACGTGGATGGTGTTCTTAG GTCCTGCGGTTTCCTTTGCTCGGGGAGTCACTGATCCTATCTTTCTCGACATGTCTTCTAAGATTGTTAGCCAAGATGATCAAG GCTCTCTGTTTGCCGTCGTGGGAATCCTCAGTACAATAGGAGAGCTCGTAGGAACCAGTCTATTCAACAACATCTACCCCATGTCCCTCAGATTCGGATTTCCAGGGCTAGTGTTCGTAATCAGCGCCGGAATATTCCTGATCATCCTTTGTGCTACTTT CTTTTTGGTTCTCCCAGCAGACATTTTGGGAGTCAACACCAACCAAGACGAGAAAGACAAGGCAGAGAAACGGCATAAGTACCGCCAAGAAACGAAGGAAAAAAACGTAACGGAAGGGCTAATTCTAGATACGACTACTGTGTAA